A window of Proteus columbae contains these coding sequences:
- the mdtC gene encoding multidrug efflux RND transporter permease subunit MdtC — protein sequence MKFFALFIQRPVATTLLSLAISLCGVLGFMLLPVAPLPQVDYPVININASLPGASPETMASSVATPLERSLGRIAGIDEMTSSSSLGSTNITLVFDLNKDINTAARDVQAALNASQSLLPSGMPSRPRYYKSNPSDAPIMILTLTSDTQNTGELYDLASTRLAQKISQIEGVSEVSVGGGSLPAVRVALNPDALFNQNVSLDDVRKAINQANVRRPQGFVNNDDNRWQIQTNDELSKAAEYRPIIVHYNQDAVVRLSDVAQVTDSVQNARAAGMSGGEPAILLVIRREAGANIIETVNRIRDELPELRELIPASVDLKVAQDRTPTIRASLAEVERALAIAVALVILVVFLFLRSGRATLIPAVAVPVSLIGTFSAMYLCGFSLNNLSLMALTVATGFVVDDAIVVLENISRHIENGLKPKQAALKGVSEVGFTVLSMSISLVAVFIPLLLMDGLVGRLFKEFAITLTTAIAISLFVSLTLTPMMCAHLLKGMKPKAQSHLRGFGKLLFRAQQGYSVTLQAALRHKRWVMTIFLATLGLNVYLYISAPKTFFPDQDTGRLMGFVRADQSISFQSMKEKMARFMQEINADKDVDSVTGFTGGGRINSGFMFISLNPLSERTDSANQVINRLRTKLANEPGANLFLMPVQDVRAGGRQANASYQFTLLADDLSELRKWEPIVRKALGELPELVDVNSDKEDKGAEMALTYDRDTMSQLGINVSDANNLLNNAFGQRQITTIYAPLNQYKVVMEVSEQYTQDVSALDKMYVVNSQGERIPLSAFASWYPANAPLSVNHQGLSAASTIAFNIPEGYTLADAINSIERTMTELGVPNTVRGTFAGTAQVFQETIKSQLILILAAIVTVYLVLGVLYESYIHPLTILSTLPSAGVGALLALQLFDTPFSLIALIGIMLLIGIVKKNAIIMVDFAITAQREGKLSAKEAIIQASLLRFRPIIMTTLAALFGALPLMLGSGDGAELRQPLGITIVGGLLMSQLLTLYTTPVIYLFFDGLRERWQQRRISKKEANA from the coding sequence ATGAAGTTCTTCGCCCTCTTTATTCAACGACCTGTAGCAACCACGTTGCTCAGTTTAGCGATTTCACTTTGCGGTGTATTGGGCTTTATGTTACTTCCTGTGGCGCCTTTGCCACAGGTGGATTACCCCGTTATTAATATCAATGCCTCATTGCCTGGGGCATCTCCTGAAACGATGGCATCCTCGGTTGCTACGCCGCTTGAGCGCTCTTTAGGGCGTATCGCGGGGATTGATGAGATGACATCAAGCAGTTCGCTAGGGAGTACCAATATCACACTGGTTTTCGATTTAAATAAAGATATCAATACGGCAGCACGAGATGTACAGGCGGCATTAAATGCATCACAAAGCTTGCTACCTTCAGGGATGCCAAGCCGCCCACGTTATTATAAATCGAATCCTTCTGATGCACCGATTATGATTTTAACGCTCACCTCTGACACACAAAACACGGGTGAGCTTTACGATTTAGCATCAACACGATTGGCACAAAAAATCTCACAAATTGAAGGCGTCAGTGAAGTCTCTGTCGGTGGCGGTTCACTACCTGCGGTTCGTGTCGCACTTAATCCTGATGCATTGTTCAATCAAAACGTAAGCCTTGATGATGTCAGAAAAGCCATAAACCAAGCTAATGTCCGACGACCTCAAGGCTTTGTGAATAATGATGACAATCGTTGGCAAATTCAAACCAATGATGAGCTAAGCAAAGCCGCTGAATATCGCCCAATTATTGTGCATTACAATCAAGATGCAGTTGTGCGTCTAAGTGATGTGGCACAAGTGACTGATTCTGTACAAAACGCACGCGCTGCGGGTATGAGTGGCGGTGAGCCTGCTATCTTGTTGGTTATTCGCCGTGAAGCAGGTGCAAATATCATTGAAACCGTTAATCGTATTCGTGATGAACTTCCTGAATTGCGTGAGCTTATTCCTGCCAGTGTTGATTTAAAAGTTGCACAAGATAGAACACCGACTATTCGCGCATCCCTAGCTGAAGTTGAACGTGCGTTAGCCATTGCGGTGGCGTTAGTCATTTTAGTGGTGTTCTTATTTTTACGCTCAGGTCGCGCCACTCTGATCCCTGCTGTTGCTGTACCCGTTTCATTAATTGGTACTTTTTCAGCAATGTATCTCTGTGGCTTTAGCTTAAACAACCTTTCATTAATGGCATTAACGGTTGCTACAGGCTTTGTAGTTGATGATGCGATTGTCGTACTTGAAAACATCTCTCGTCATATCGAAAATGGTTTAAAGCCTAAACAAGCCGCACTAAAAGGTGTCAGTGAAGTGGGTTTTACCGTACTTTCGATGAGCATTTCTCTTGTTGCCGTTTTTATTCCATTACTGTTAATGGATGGTCTTGTTGGGCGATTATTTAAAGAATTTGCCATTACGTTAACGACAGCAATCGCTATCTCTTTGTTTGTTTCGTTAACGCTAACCCCCATGATGTGCGCACATTTATTAAAAGGGATGAAACCGAAAGCACAGTCGCATTTACGAGGTTTTGGTAAGTTACTTTTCCGCGCTCAACAAGGTTACAGCGTCACATTACAAGCTGCATTGCGCCATAAGCGCTGGGTTATGACAATTTTTCTCGCAACCTTGGGTTTAAATGTTTATTTATATATTAGCGCGCCCAAAACCTTTTTCCCCGATCAAGATACAGGTCGATTAATGGGATTTGTGCGAGCGGATCAGAGTATTTCATTCCAGTCGATGAAAGAAAAAATGGCTCGCTTTATGCAGGAAATTAATGCAGATAAAGACGTGGATAGCGTGACCGGTTTTACTGGTGGCGGTCGCATTAACAGTGGGTTTATGTTTATCTCCCTCAATCCGTTGTCAGAAAGAACTGACAGCGCGAATCAAGTCATTAATCGTTTACGCACAAAATTAGCTAATGAACCCGGTGCCAACCTCTTTTTAATGCCCGTACAGGATGTAAGAGCGGGTGGGCGTCAAGCCAATGCCAGTTATCAATTTACATTATTAGCAGATGATTTAAGCGAGTTGCGTAAATGGGAGCCTATTGTACGTAAAGCCTTAGGCGAATTACCTGAGCTTGTGGATGTTAACTCAGATAAAGAAGACAAAGGCGCTGAAATGGCTCTGACTTACGATCGCGATACTATGTCGCAATTAGGTATTAATGTCAGTGATGCGAATAATCTGCTTAACAATGCCTTTGGTCAACGCCAGATCACCACCATTTATGCGCCATTAAATCAGTATAAAGTGGTGATGGAAGTCTCTGAACAATATACCCAAGATGTCTCTGCATTAGATAAAATGTATGTGGTCAATTCACAAGGTGAACGTATTCCATTATCCGCATTCGCCAGTTGGTATCCTGCTAACGCACCATTAAGTGTGAATCACCAAGGATTATCCGCAGCGTCAACTATTGCTTTTAATATACCTGAAGGCTATACGTTAGCTGATGCCATTAATTCTATTGAACGCACAATGACTGAATTGGGAGTACCCAATACGGTAAGAGGCACATTTGCGGGCACTGCACAGGTTTTCCAAGAAACCATAAAGTCACAGCTTATTCTTATCTTGGCAGCAATAGTCACAGTGTATTTAGTGTTAGGTGTGCTGTATGAAAGCTATATTCATCCGCTAACCATTTTATCTACCCTTCCTTCTGCGGGCGTAGGTGCATTATTGGCGTTACAGCTTTTCGATACCCCCTTTAGCCTAATTGCACTTATCGGCATTATGTTGCTTATTGGTATTGTGAAGAAAAACGCCATTATCATGGTAGATTTTGCAATTACCGCACAGCGTGAAGGTAAATTGTCTGCCAAAGAGGCGATTATTCAAGCCAGCTTATTGCGTTTTCGTCCTATTATTATGACGACACTTGCGGCGTTATTTGGTGCTTTGCCGTTAATGTTAGGCAGTGGTGATGGTGCAGAATTAAGACAACCTTTGGGTATTACCATCGTCGGTGGCTTATTAATGAGCCAGCTATTAACGCTCTATACCACCCCTGTTATTTATCTATTTTTTGATGGATTGCGTGAACGTTGGCAACAACGACGTATCAGCAAAAAAGAGGCAAATGCATGA
- the baeS gene encoding two-component system sensor histidine kinase BaeS, which yields MKLRSKLFLVIFATCMVVVFAMHIGIRSSFQQGFIGYIKKNSEQRATHLAEALTEQYELAGDWHFLYKDEHSVYQILRTIDQISQSGDGPPPRGWRTQFWIVDKDMKRLFGHDNQFPAETFKKPITFHDEIVGWVIVSAADKISSEADISFDKQQLRTSWIIAGATVLFALLITLVLSRSMIRPVKRLVEATHKLAAGDFSVRVHPTSKDEISQLATDFNQLASTLEKNEQIRRDYMADISHELRTPLAILKGELEALQDGVRKPTAETLNSLLFEVTNLTKLVNDLHQLSLSDRGSLTYRKDFVDINEVILLAVASYRHTYQTKDIALFTELDDLSSLIVQADPDRLIQLFHNLLENSVRYTYSGGQLHISTKKGHNSVLISLEDSAPGLDESQYKAVFQRFYRAESSRNRASGGSGLGLAICENIIEAHNGKISVMPSSLGGMKILIELPAYSDDN from the coding sequence ATGAAATTGAGAAGCAAGCTGTTTCTGGTGATTTTCGCAACGTGCATGGTGGTTGTCTTTGCTATGCATATTGGTATTCGTAGTAGCTTTCAACAAGGCTTTATTGGCTATATCAAGAAAAACAGTGAACAGCGAGCAACTCATCTAGCAGAAGCCTTAACTGAACAATATGAATTAGCTGGTGATTGGCATTTTTTATACAAAGATGAACATTCTGTCTATCAAATATTAAGAACCATTGATCAGATAAGCCAAAGTGGTGATGGCCCTCCGCCTCGCGGTTGGCGTACACAGTTTTGGATTGTAGATAAAGACATGAAGCGCTTATTTGGACATGACAATCAATTTCCCGCAGAGACATTTAAAAAGCCTATTACCTTTCACGATGAAATTGTTGGATGGGTGATTGTCAGTGCCGCAGATAAAATCAGCAGTGAAGCCGATATCAGTTTTGATAAGCAACAACTGCGTACCAGTTGGATCATTGCAGGTGCAACTGTTCTGTTTGCACTGCTAATCACATTGGTTCTTTCTCGCAGTATGATACGCCCTGTTAAGCGTTTGGTTGAAGCAACCCATAAACTGGCTGCTGGCGATTTCTCTGTTCGGGTTCATCCTACTAGTAAAGATGAAATCAGCCAACTCGCCACTGACTTTAACCAACTTGCCAGTACATTAGAAAAAAATGAGCAAATTCGCCGTGATTATATGGCCGACATCTCTCATGAATTGCGAACACCACTGGCTATCTTAAAAGGTGAGCTTGAAGCATTACAAGATGGTGTGAGAAAACCCACAGCCGAAACCTTAAATTCTCTGTTATTTGAAGTGACGAATCTGACTAAACTCGTCAATGATCTCCACCAGCTTTCATTATCAGACAGAGGCTCTTTAACCTATCGCAAAGACTTTGTTGATATTAATGAAGTAATTTTATTAGCGGTAGCCTCTTATCGTCACACTTACCAAACCAAAGATATTGCCTTATTCACCGAGTTAGATGATTTATCGTCGCTGATTGTACAAGCCGATCCAGATAGGCTTATCCAGCTTTTTCACAATCTGCTAGAAAATAGCGTGCGTTATACCTATTCTGGAGGTCAATTGCATATCAGCACCAAGAAAGGCCATAATAGTGTGCTAATTTCATTAGAAGATAGCGCACCAGGGCTTGATGAATCGCAATATAAAGCGGTTTTTCAGCGTTTTTATCGTGCTGAAAGTTCACGAAATCGAGCAAGTGGTGGATCTGGATTAGGGCTTGCGATTTGCGAAAATATTATTGAAGCTCATAATGGTAAGATAAGTGTCATGCCTTCCTCTTTAGGTGGCATGAAAATCCTTATAGAATTACCTGCATATTCTGATGATAATTAA
- the baeR gene encoding two-component system response regulator BaeR has translation MTTTESPYSILIVEDEPKLAQLLIDYLQASGYQTHWLADGAEVSHCVKQQHYDLVLLDLMLPVKDGITICKELRQFSDIPIIMVTAKTEEVDRLLGLEIGADDYICKPYSPREVVARVKTLLRRYYRPQDIVQSDKLVVIDEQAYQIQYNNKILDLTTAEFRLLKALATQPGKILTRDQLMDHLYDDYRIVTDRTIDSHIKNLRRKLEQLNDQIEFIRSIYGQGYRWETQAYRFR, from the coding sequence ATGACAACGACTGAATCACCCTATTCAATCCTAATTGTTGAAGATGAACCCAAACTTGCACAATTGCTCATTGATTATCTGCAAGCATCAGGTTATCAAACACATTGGTTAGCCGATGGCGCGGAAGTCAGCCATTGTGTAAAACAGCAGCACTATGATTTAGTTTTGTTAGACCTTATGTTACCTGTAAAAGATGGCATCACAATTTGTAAAGAGTTGCGCCAATTCTCCGACATTCCCATTATTATGGTCACTGCCAAAACAGAAGAAGTCGATAGATTATTAGGTCTTGAAATTGGTGCTGATGATTATATTTGCAAACCATATAGCCCAAGAGAAGTGGTCGCCAGAGTCAAAACCTTATTGCGTCGTTATTATCGTCCTCAAGATATTGTTCAGAGCGATAAGTTAGTTGTGATTGATGAACAGGCTTATCAAATTCAATACAATAATAAAATTCTCGATTTAACCACCGCTGAATTTCGCCTATTAAAGGCCTTAGCCACACAACCAGGCAAGATATTAACGCGAGATCAGCTTATGGATCATCTTTATGATGATTACCGCATTGTGACGGATAGAACCATTGATAGTCATATTAAAAACTTGCGACGTAAACTTGAGCAACTTAACGATCAAATTGAATTTATTCGCTCAATTTATGGTCAAGGTTATCGTTGGGAAACCCAAGCTTACCGTTTTCGATGA
- the yegQ gene encoding tRNA 5-hydroxyuridine modification protein YegQ: MFTPELLSPAGSLKNMRYAFAYGADAVYAGQPRYSLRVRNNEFNHENLAKGIQEAHELGKRFYVVVNIAPHNAKLKTFIRDLKPVIDMGPDALIMSDPGLIMMVREAFPEMDIHLSVQANAVNWATVKFWRQMGLTRVILSRELSIDEIAEIRKQVPDMELEVFVHGALCMAYSGRCLLSGYINKRDPNQGTCTNACRWEYKVEEGKEDEVGNIVEKYTPIPVKNVEPTLGVGAPTDKVYLIEEAKRPGEYMTAFEDEHGTYIMNSKDLRAIEHVEQLTQMGVHSLKIEGRTKSFYYCARTAQMYRRAIDDAVAGKPFDPTLLTTLEGLAHRGYTEGFLRRHTHDAYQTYEYGYSVSDTQQFVGEFTGKRVNGLAEVDVKNKFVLGDSLELMTPTGNIQFTLEALFNKKQQPTDVAPGNGHMVYLSVPEDVDLDFALLIRNLQGTTTRQPHKIDAVEVK; this comes from the coding sequence ATGTTTACACCCGAATTGCTCTCTCCTGCTGGCTCATTAAAAAATATGCGCTATGCATTTGCTTATGGCGCAGACGCCGTTTATGCAGGTCAGCCACGTTATAGCTTACGTGTGCGTAATAATGAGTTTAACCACGAAAACCTTGCTAAAGGTATTCAAGAAGCCCACGAATTAGGTAAGCGCTTCTATGTTGTGGTTAATATCGCACCTCATAATGCTAAATTAAAAACCTTTATCCGTGACTTAAAACCCGTCATTGATATGGGTCCTGATGCGCTGATTATGTCTGATCCGGGTTTGATCATGATGGTACGAGAAGCCTTCCCTGAAATGGATATCCACCTTTCAGTGCAAGCCAATGCCGTTAACTGGGCAACCGTAAAATTTTGGCGTCAAATGGGATTAACTCGCGTGATCCTTTCTCGTGAACTCTCTATTGATGAAATTGCTGAAATTCGTAAGCAAGTTCCTGATATGGAATTAGAAGTTTTCGTTCACGGTGCATTATGTATGGCTTACTCAGGCCGTTGCCTGTTATCTGGTTACATCAATAAGCGTGACCCGAACCAAGGTACATGTACTAATGCTTGCCGTTGGGAATATAAAGTCGAAGAAGGCAAAGAAGACGAGGTTGGTAATATCGTTGAAAAATACACGCCAATCCCAGTTAAAAACGTTGAGCCTACTTTAGGTGTTGGCGCGCCAACAGACAAAGTTTACTTAATCGAAGAAGCAAAACGCCCTGGTGAATATATGACTGCGTTTGAAGATGAACACGGTACTTATATCATGAACTCTAAAGACTTACGCGCGATTGAACACGTTGAGCAATTAACTCAAATGGGCGTACATTCGCTGAAAATTGAAGGTCGTACTAAATCCTTCTATTACTGTGCCCGTACTGCACAAATGTATCGTCGTGCAATTGATGATGCTGTTGCAGGTAAACCTTTTGATCCAACGTTGCTAACGACATTAGAAGGCTTAGCACACCGCGGTTATACAGAAGGTTTCTTACGTCGTCATACCCATGATGCGTACCAAACTTATGAATATGGTTATTCTGTCTCTGACACTCAACAATTTGTCGGTGAATTTACAGGTAAACGCGTAAACGGTTTAGCTGAAGTTGATGTTAAAAATAAATTTGTTTTAGGGGATAGCCTAGAATTAATGACACCAACTGGAAATATTCAATTTACGCTAGAAGCGCTGTTTAACAAAAAACAGCAACCAACGGATGTTGCACCAGGTAATGGTCACATGGTTTATTTATCTGTTCCTGAAGATGTTGATTTAGATTTTGCACTGCTGATCCGCAACCTACAAGGTACAACAACACGTCAACCACATAAAATTGATGCGGTAGAAGTGAAGTAA
- the yegS gene encoding lipid kinase YegS encodes MSKISLLIINGKSANNSALRKAVYQLRDEGFDLQVRVTWESSDVRRFVQEAIDINAENVIAAGGDGTINRVASELIHLSASSPPTLGIIPLGTANDFATSAQIPRDMENALNLAVKGRAVPIDVIAVNKTHYFINMASGGFGTKITTETPEALKSALGGAAYFINGLLSIDSLKADHCTIEAENFHWEGESLILGIGNGRQAGGGQQLCPEALINDNKLNITIVEAHELLPSLLNSLFDRKKNDKIIERDSRWVNISASHEMVFNLDGEPLLGNKFEFIVLPEAIHCRLPPQCDLLS; translated from the coding sequence ATGAGTAAAATTAGTTTGCTAATCATTAATGGAAAAAGCGCGAATAATAGCGCATTAAGAAAAGCCGTTTACCAATTACGTGATGAAGGTTTTGATCTCCAAGTGAGAGTGACTTGGGAATCGAGTGATGTGCGACGTTTTGTACAAGAAGCTATTGATATAAATGCTGAAAACGTTATTGCAGCTGGTGGTGACGGTACAATTAATCGTGTTGCATCTGAATTAATTCATCTTTCAGCTTCATCTCCTCCCACTCTAGGTATTATTCCATTAGGCACAGCAAATGATTTTGCGACCAGCGCACAAATCCCTCGTGATATGGAAAATGCACTTAATTTAGCCGTTAAAGGTCGCGCTGTACCAATTGATGTTATCGCTGTGAATAAGACTCACTATTTTATCAATATGGCATCTGGCGGCTTTGGAACAAAAATCACAACAGAAACCCCTGAAGCCTTAAAATCAGCATTAGGTGGGGCCGCCTATTTTATTAATGGCCTTTTAAGTATTGACTCTTTAAAAGCGGATCATTGCACAATTGAAGCTGAAAATTTTCACTGGGAAGGTGAATCACTGATTTTAGGTATTGGTAATGGGCGTCAAGCAGGAGGAGGACAACAACTCTGCCCCGAAGCATTAATTAACGACAATAAACTCAATATCACCATTGTTGAAGCACACGAATTACTCCCTTCTCTTTTAAATAGTCTGTTTGATCGTAAAAAAAACGACAAGATTATCGAGCGCGACAGTCGCTGGGTAAACATTAGTGCTTCTCATGAAATGGTATTTAATTTAGATGGAGAACCACTTTTAGGGAATAAATTTGAATTTATTGTGTTACCTGAAGCGATCCACTGCCGGTTACCGCCTCAATGTGACTTGTTATCTTAG
- the fbaB gene encoding class I fructose-bisphosphate aldolase, whose amino-acid sequence MTDIVSLLGADAKSLLEHRCQTIPSENLYLPGSDFVDRVMIDNNRPNSVLRSMQTLFNHGRLAGTGYLSILPVDQGVEHSAAASFAANSLYFDPKNIVELAIEAGCNCVASTYGVLASVSRRYAHKIPFLVKLNHNETLSYPAQYDQTLYASVEQAFEMGAVAVGATIYFGSQESRRQIEEISMAFERAHELGMVTVLWAYLRNPAFKKDGVDYHASADLTGQANHLAATIGADIVKQKMAENNGGFKAIGFGHTDERVYTKLTTENPIDLVRYQLANCYMGRAGLINSGGASGNNDLEDAVRTAVINKRAGGMGLILGRKAFKKSMKDGVALINAVQDVYLNKSVTIA is encoded by the coding sequence ATGACTGATATAGTAAGTTTGTTAGGTGCTGATGCAAAATCATTATTAGAACATCGTTGCCAAACCATCCCAAGCGAAAATCTCTACCTGCCAGGTTCTGACTTTGTTGATCGTGTTATGATTGATAACAATCGCCCTAATAGCGTGTTACGTTCAATGCAAACCCTGTTTAATCACGGACGTTTAGCGGGAACGGGCTATCTGTCTATTCTACCTGTTGACCAAGGTGTTGAGCACTCTGCCGCGGCCTCTTTTGCCGCAAACTCACTCTATTTTGATCCCAAAAATATTGTTGAGTTGGCTATTGAAGCGGGTTGTAACTGTGTTGCCTCTACTTATGGTGTTCTTGCTTCTGTTTCTCGTCGTTATGCACACAAAATTCCTTTCCTTGTGAAGTTAAACCACAATGAAACCTTAAGCTACCCAGCGCAATATGACCAAACACTGTATGCCAGTGTAGAACAAGCATTTGAAATGGGTGCTGTTGCAGTGGGTGCGACCATTTACTTTGGTTCACAAGAAAGCCGTCGCCAAATTGAAGAGATTTCAATGGCCTTTGAACGTGCTCATGAATTAGGTATGGTCACCGTATTGTGGGCCTATTTACGTAACCCTGCATTTAAAAAAGACGGTGTTGATTACCATGCAAGTGCAGACTTAACAGGCCAAGCGAACCATTTAGCCGCTACAATTGGTGCTGATATCGTTAAACAAAAAATGGCTGAAAATAACGGTGGCTTTAAAGCGATTGGTTTTGGTCATACTGATGAGCGTGTTTACACCAAACTCACCACTGAAAACCCAATTGATTTAGTTCGTTATCAATTAGCAAACTGCTATATGGGTCGTGCAGGGTTAATTAACTCTGGTGGCGCTTCAGGTAATAATGACCTTGAAGATGCTGTACGCACTGCGGTTATCAATAAACGTGCGGGTGGTATGGGTTTAATTTTAGGTCGTAAAGCCTTCAAAAAATCAATGAAAGATGGCGTTGCGCTAATTAATGCAGTACAAGATGTTTATCTAAATAAATCTGTCACTATTGCTTAA
- the thiD gene encoding bifunctional hydroxymethylpyrimidine kinase/phosphomethylpyrimidine kinase, producing the protein MRFNALSIAGTDPSGGAGIQADLKTFSALGVYGTTVMTALVAQNTCGVRSVYDLSPDFVAAQLDAVLSDVRIDSAKIGMLSNASIIDVVCDKLQQYAIPFVVLDTVMIAKSGDPLLQPDAVNKMVTQLLPLVDLITPNLPEAAALLGCEVAQDEIMMKQQGYALLKQGCKAVLMKGGHLTENESPDWLFTQEGEWRFTSKRVNTKNTHGTGCTLSAALAAIRPQVSNWQICVEQAKAYLQQALEHADSLEVGQGFGPVHHFHRWW; encoded by the coding sequence GTGAGATTCAATGCATTGTCTATCGCAGGCACCGATCCTAGTGGTGGTGCAGGTATTCAGGCCGATCTGAAAACATTTTCCGCACTGGGTGTATATGGCACAACCGTAATGACGGCACTGGTTGCCCAAAATACCTGTGGTGTCCGTAGTGTCTATGATTTATCCCCTGATTTTGTTGCAGCTCAATTAGATGCTGTCTTGTCTGATGTTCGAATTGATAGTGCCAAAATTGGCATGCTCTCTAATGCCTCAATTATTGATGTGGTTTGCGACAAGCTTCAGCAATATGCGATCCCTTTTGTTGTACTTGATACCGTGATGATTGCAAAAAGTGGTGATCCTCTATTACAGCCTGATGCGGTTAATAAAATGGTTACTCAGCTTTTGCCTCTGGTTGATTTGATCACGCCTAATTTACCTGAAGCGGCAGCGCTGCTAGGTTGTGAAGTTGCTCAAGATGAAATAATGATGAAGCAACAAGGCTATGCATTGCTAAAACAAGGATGCAAAGCCGTGTTGATGAAAGGCGGGCATTTAACCGAAAATGAAAGCCCTGATTGGTTGTTTACTCAAGAAGGTGAGTGGCGATTTACCTCAAAACGCGTTAATACAAAAAATACGCATGGGACAGGATGCACACTTTCAGCCGCTTTGGCCGCTATTCGTCCTCAAGTTTCTAACTGGCAAATTTGTGTTGAACAAGCAAAAGCCTATTTACAACAAGCATTAGAACATGCCGACAGTTTAGAGGTTGGACAAGGTTTTGGTCCTGTACACCATTTTCATCGCTGGTGGTGA
- the pagP gene encoding lipid IV(A) palmitoyltransferase PagP has product MSSSYFHPSVLATTLLSLALTTSAFASENNSNTHQIITTENQQITSNPSQSNNEESYWGKFKRNVNQTWDNDQYNYYLPVWTWHNRFTYDKEKTDRYNETPWGFGMGKYRYDNDGDWHSLYAMAFMDSNNRVQPIMGYGFEKMWYPGDKDGFRMGAGFTLSITARHEYNYIPMPLPLPLVSVGYGHLSLQATYVPGTYNNGNVLFAWLRWQ; this is encoded by the coding sequence ATGTCATCATCCTATTTTCACCCTAGCGTATTAGCCACAACGCTGTTGTCTCTTGCATTAACAACGTCTGCTTTCGCTTCTGAAAATAATTCCAATACCCATCAGATTATTACGACAGAAAACCAACAAATCACCAGTAATCCATCTCAATCTAATAATGAAGAAAGCTACTGGGGAAAATTCAAACGTAATGTCAATCAAACTTGGGACAATGACCAATATAACTACTATTTGCCTGTATGGACTTGGCATAATCGTTTTACTTACGATAAAGAAAAAACGGATCGCTATAACGAAACACCTTGGGGCTTTGGTATGGGTAAATATCGTTATGACAACGATGGTGATTGGCACTCTCTTTATGCGATGGCATTTATGGACTCTAATAACCGTGTACAGCCTATTATGGGCTATGGTTTTGAGAAAATGTGGTATCCTGGTGATAAAGATGGGTTTCGTATGGGCGCAGGTTTTACACTAAGTATTACAGCGCGCCATGAATACAACTATATTCCTATGCCACTCCCGTTACCGTTAGTGTCTGTCGGTTACGGACATCTTTCATTACAAGCCACTTATGTGCCTGGTACTTATAACAATGGTAACGTGTTATTTGCTTGGTTACGTTGGCAGTAA